In Bdellovibrionales bacterium, the following proteins share a genomic window:
- a CDS encoding response regulator codes for MKILLAEDDPNISLIAKLALEQLGGHQVHVATDGKMALEMALSYDFDLILLDEMMPKMNGLSVCRKYRESHVNKVPVIFLSAKSQESDITEFRNEALGYIPKPFDPSSLCQDIMSLLNQSGKDIP; via the coding sequence ATGAAAATTTTATTGGCTGAAGATGACCCTAACATTTCACTTATTGCCAAACTGGCCCTTGAGCAGTTAGGCGGCCATCAGGTCCACGTCGCAACCGACGGGAAGATGGCACTGGAAATGGCCCTCAGCTATGATTTTGATCTTATACTTCTGGATGAAATGATGCCCAAAATGAATGGATTATCTGTCTGCAGAAAATATCGTGAATCCCATGTCAACAAGGTTCCTGTCATTTTTCTAAGTGCCAAGTCGCAGGAGTCCGATATTACTGAGTTCAGAAACGAAGCATTGGGGTATATTCCAAAACCCTTTGACCCCTCCAGCTTGTGCCAAGACATCATGTCCCTGCTCAATCAAAGTGGAAAGGATATCCCATGA